A segment of the Camarhynchus parvulus chromosome 27, STF_HiC, whole genome shotgun sequence genome:
ACACCCGTGCCCACGTCCTGTCCCCTCCGGGAGCCCCCTGAGCGCGGGGTCAAACATTAACCAGGGgccagctgtccctgtcccccctccccGTCCGAGTGGGCACCTGGCCACAGGTGCTGCGTGGCAGGGTGACATcagcggggacacgggggataAAAGGGCCGGCGCGGCGGTGGCAGCAGCGGCACCGAGCACCCGGCGTGCCAGGCAGCGTCCCCTCGAATCGCCGTGTCCCCGCGTCCCCGGCCGAGGAAGAAGGTGAGTGGGGACGGGGAGCTGCGGGTGCGTGACAAACGGGTGTGTGACAAACGGGTGTGTAAGTGACAGGTGTGTGCAATGGTTTGTGCGAGGCTGAAGGTGTGCAGGAGCGGGCCATGAGGTGTGCAGGGGTGGGAGTGTGCAGGTGCGTGTGTGGaagtgtgtgcaggtgtgtgtgtgctgtgcgCAGGTGTGTTCAGGTGTGttcaggtgtgcacaggtgtgtgtttGCATGTGCTGTGCGTGCAGGTGCGTGCAGGTGTGTTCAGGTGCAttcaggtgtgcacaggtgtgtgtttgcatgtgctgtgtgtgcaggtgtgtgcaggtgtgttcAGGTGTGTGCAGAtgtgcacagctgtgtccaggtATGTACAGATGTGTGTGTGATGCATGTTCAGGTGTGTGCAGAtgtgcacagctgtgtccaggtgtgcGTAGGTGTGTGATGTGTGCTCAGATGTGCACAGCCGtgcacagctgtgggcaggTGTGTGTTCAGGtgtgcagctgtgcacagctgcacgtaggtgtgtgtgtgatgtgtgttcagctgtgcacagctgtgtgtTCAGGTGTGTGTTCAGGTATGTTCAGGTGTGCACACCTGTGTGCGTGCCCCGTATGTGAGCACGCCCCGTCCCGTTCCCGGCCCGGTGTGACCCCGCTGTCGCTGTCGCTGTCGCAGCCATGGCCCCGCCGCTGCTCTTGGTGGCCTGCGCTGTGCtggcgctgctgccgctgcggccccgcgcggccccggcccagcccgcGTACCCCGGGGACGACGCGCCCGTGGAGGAGCTGCTGCGCTTCTACAACGACCTGCAGCAGTACCTGAACGTCGTCACGCGCCCGCGGTGAGCagggcccggggctgcccgtCCCGACGTGTCCCCTGTCGCGACACACCCCCTATCGCAACGTGCTCCCCATCGCGGCGCTCTCCCTACCGTGACGTGCTCCCTATCGCAATGTGCTCCTCATCCCACCGTGCTCCCACCACGGTGTGCTTCCCTTCGTGACGCACTCCCCATCTCAATTCACTCCCTGTCATGACATGCTCCCTGTCGTGACATGCTCCCTGTCGTGACATGCTCCCTGTCGTGACATGCTCCCCATCGCCACGCTCTCCCTACTGTGACGTGCTCCCCATCCCAGCGTGCTCCCACCACAGTGTGCTTCTCTTCGTCATCCCCATCCCAATGCATTCCCCGTCGTGACACAAGCTCTATCGTGACATGCTCCCCATCATGGCGCTCTCCCTACCGTGATGTGCTCCCCATCCCGATGCGCTTTCCCACCAGGGTGTGCTTCCCTGTCGTGACACCATCCCCAACTCAATGTGCTCCCTGTCGTGACACACCCCCTATTGCGACGTGCTCCCCCTCGGAGTGCTCTCCCTACCGTGATGTGCTCCCCAATGTGCTCCCACCACGGCATGCTTCTCTTCGTGATACTATCCCCATCTCAGTGCACTCCCTGTCGTGACATGCTCTCTGTCGTGATGCACTCCCCATCTCAATGCACTCCCTGTCATGGAACTCTCCCTGTCGTGACACACTCCCTGTCATGACATGCTCCCCATCCCGATGCGCTCCCTGTCGTGACATGCTCCCTGTCGTGACACACTCCCCATCACTCCCCGCTCCCTGTCGTGCCCCTCTCCCTGTCAGGATTTATCGATTCAGGGCGGCCCCAGTGCAGTGAATGATTTGCTCTGAGTCCGTGATTTCAGAGGGCTGAACAAACACTTTATTGAGCTAGGTTATATCACACCAATGCTATATCTAGGTTATATCACACGAATATCTAGGTTATATCACACCAATGCTATATCGAGGTTATATCACACTAATATCTAGGTTATATCACACCAATGCTATATCTAGGTTATATCACACCAATGCTATATCGAGGTTATATCACAATTATATCTAGGTTATATCACACTAATATCTAGGTTATATCACACCAATGCTATATCTAGGTTATATCACACTAATATCTAGGTTATATCACGCCAATGCTATATCTAGGTTATATCACACCAATGCTATATCGAGGTTATATCACACCAATGCtctactaaaactatactaaagagataCTACAGACAAACCCCGTGTCCGACACTacagacacagctttgacccCAATTGGCCGATCAATCCAAACCATCAGCAGAACCCAATTAACAAACCACTCTCGTTAAACGATCTCCGTagcacattccacatgtgccgAACAGGAGCAACAAGCGAGACAAGAACTGTTGtcttctctgagcttctcactgcctgccccaggagaaatcctgggagagagagtGATGTCTCTGTCTGTTCAGAGCGTGTGAGTGCCACAGGGACGCGCTCCCCAcggtgtgtcactgtcaccctgtCCCCTAACGTGTCCCCATTGCAGGTACGGCAAGCGGGCAGGTGGGCGAGCGCTGGGCCAGGAgcccctgggagccccagggtgctgagccccaggtgaggggctggggggcgggaggagccccccaaaactccccacagctcccctcGGCCTCAGGGTCCCCACGGGGACAGCCTGGGGGGAAGggaggctctgggctgggggaatGCAGGGGGAGACCCTCAGGGTGTCAGGGTAGGGGGCCTGAGGGTGTCAGAGTGGGGGATGTGGGATTGGGGGGGCCCTGAGGGTGTCAGGGTGGGGGATATGGGATTGGGAGGTCTCGGTGGGGAAGGGGACATGGCGTGACACCCCCGTTTTGTTTCAGGGACACCGCTGGGGCCGAGTGGGTGAAGAAGCCCAGAGGGTGcagcccccctgcccctgctgcaccCCCGGCCCCCCCAGAGCCGtcactgtggggctgggacGGACCCCCAGCAATAAAACCCCCCCTGCAACCACCGCCTgtctgcctctgcctgctggggacactggggacagtggggacagtgaccGGGGGGAATGGGAGtactggggacaccgggggtgTTACAGACGCTGAGTGTGGGGACCGTAGTgatgctggggacagagggggcaacggtggctctggggacacgggacagcggggacactgAGGCACTGAGGGTGTCGGGGACACcgagtggctgtgctggggacactgggggtgcTGTCACTGGGGACTCTGGGGACACCGAGTGGCCGtgcaggggacaccgggggtgCTGGCATTGTGGACACGCCTACGCGGCCGTGCCTGTCGCTGTCGCTGTCCCCGTCGCTGTCCCCGCGCGGTCGGTGCCAGTCGCGCGTGTCCCGCCGCGATGCCGGCGGCCGCCCCCGCCTCGGTCACGGGTGAGCGCGCGCACCGGGCGGGGCTTGCACGCGCGCACACGCGCGGGCACGCGCGCGCAAACACCTTCCCCCCCCCGTGCACTCGGGGGGGGGGGATGTGCCCGggtggggggcacagggtgCGCGTGCGCGCGTCGGGCACGCGCGTGGGCGCGGGGCACAACCGGGTCTGGCACACGCGTGTGCAAGGGTGGGGAGGGTCGCTCCGGAGGGGATGGGCTCTCGGCTGCGCGCTCTCGTTGGTGCGCGGGTGCGCGCGCGTTGCACGCGGCCCCTTTAAATCCGCGCTCccgcccccctcccccctcccaccGCCCCCTTAAAGGGGCCGAGCCCCCGCCGTCCCCCTCCCCACGCCGCGGGGGGGTCCCACCCGCGAGCGGGGTGGGTGTGCAAGCACGGGCGTGCAAGCGCGGGTGAGCGGATACGGGGGGGGATATACAGCGGGGGAGCGCGCCCGTGGGTTTGCACGCCAGCGGGAGCGCGCgtggggagggaggggcgggggcgcgCGTGTCGGCGAGAGCGCGCACACGCTTGTGCGCCGTGCGGGTGCGCGGcggtgttgtgtgtgtgtgtgtgtgtgggggggtgCGTGGGTCCGCACACGCGCGTGATCACGCTCAGGCGGTTTGCACGCGTGGATGCTCGCGCGCGCGTGCACACGCGGGAGATGCGCGCGCACGAGCCGTGCCCGCGCGTGTGAGCTCACGCCGctgccccccccacccccattcCCCCGTTttccgccccctccccgccgccgcgcGTGCCAAGCGGCCGGAGCGTGCCCGGTGCACACGCGTGTGCAAGGCGGGGGGCGCGGGCCCCacgcggggccgggggggcggcGGTACCCGGATCTGGGGCGGGGGAGCGCGGCCCCGCAGCCAtgagcggccccggccccgggtccccgccgcccgcccgcgccccccCGGCACCCCCAGGtacggggggctgggggtgccggGGGCGCTGCCCCGCGGGGGGGTCAGAGCGCCCCGGGGGCGGCGCGGGTGCGGATGCGGTGGGGGATGAGACGGGTggggggagatggggctgggggttcGGGTGGTGCTGTGACACCCCCCTCGATGGGGGGGGGAGGATGATGGATGCCGCCCCCCCACCTCCGCGCCCCCCCGGCTGCATCGCCATCGGCCCCCGCCATTGCAGCGCAGCCGCGCAGCCGCTCCCGCCCCCGCGGGCCCGGATGCGGCCCCCCTCAATTGCATCGGCCCCCCCATCTCATCGCCCCCCCATTGCATCCCTCCCCCTTCCATTGCCCCCCCTTGCAGCCCCCCCGGCCCGTTGCACTGTGCTCTGGGGGGCTTCTGACTGCACGGTGAcagttttggggggggggtccaTCCCCTTGTCCCTCCCGCTGAACGAGGAGGGGACATTTCCGCGCTGCCAGCGGAGCCCGACGCTTGTCCCCGTaatgggggggggggcgggCTGCCTGTGACAGGAATGGGGGGACACCGGCACCCCCCCTGCACTTTCTCTCACGGCGCTGATCCTCCCCCCATTtcgtgtcccccccgtgtccctgtgtgtgtccctgtgcccccccccccagccaTGCAGCAGGTCCTGGACAACCTGATGGGGCTCCCGGGGACCCCGGGGGTGGCGGACCTCGACCTCATCTTCCTCCGTGGCATCATGGAGAGCCCCATCGTCCGCTCCCTGGCCAAGGTACGGCGgtgcgggcggcgcggggggcgcgggtCCCCCCGGGCACCCCCGGGATGTGCGGGAGTGCCccccgtgtgtgtgtgtgcgtgtgcacgggttctgtgtgtgtgtgtgtgtgtccccgcACTCAGGGGTCCCtaacccccccagacccccaatTCCCCGCACTCAGGGGTCCCGAattcccccagacccccaattcccctgtccctgggtgtcctgAATCCCCCAGGCACACCCagatccccatttccccctgaccctgggggtccccaacagctctgctgtccctaCCCCCTGAGCCCCCGGCTCCGGAATCCCCTCGGCCCCTCCGAGTGTCCTCAATCCCCCCGGATgtccttggggacaccctgtcCCACCAGGGGGGTCCCCGCTCCCCTCAACCGCTGGAAATCGCGAATCCCCCCGAGGATCCCGAATCCCCGCGGCACTCGGGGGTCTCAgcggtgtccccgctgtccccaggctcaCGAGCGGCTGGAGGAGCGCAAGCTGGAGGCGGTGCGCGGGGACAACCTGGCGCTGGTGCAGGAGATCCTGCGCGACATCGGGCGCCTGGCGCGGCCCGAGGCGCAGGGAGCGGCGGCGGAGCTGGCCCGGATCCTGCGGGAGCCGCACTTCCAGGTGCGTGGGACCCCCGGGGACCCTCTGTCCTGCGCCACAAGGCGTGTGCCACACGAGtgggacacagaggtgacacccCGCCCCGCGTGTCGCTGCAGTCGCTGCTGGAGACCCACGACTCGGTGGCTGCCAAGAGCTACGACCCCCCCCcgagcagccccggcccggAGGCCTCGCTGGGGTCGCAGCCGGTGCCCCCCGACGCCGTGCGCATGGTGGGCATCCGCAAGGCAGCCGGGGAGAACCTGGTGAGCCCGGCCGGGGGGGCACCTTcgggggcagggggtgctgcGGGGGCGCCGGGTGGTGATGGGAATAGTTTAGGGTGCTGGGGGATTTCGGGGTGCTGGATGGAGAGTGTTGGTTGGGGGGATGGGGACATTGGTAGAATtatggggtgctgggggtgttGTGGGTTGATGGGGCGTTTTGGGGTGCCGTGGGCATTGCGAGGTGCCGGGTGGTGTTTTAGGGTGGCTGGGAGcgttttggggtgctggggcgGTAGCGGGGTGTCCGCTGGGTGTGTCACGGGTGTGTCCCGGCTGAGCGGGGCTGTCCCCTCAGGGGGTGACGTTCCGGGTGGAGCGGGGGGAGCTGGTGATCGCCCGCATCCTGCACGGGGGGATGGTGGcgcagcaggggctgctgcacgTGGGGGACGTGATCCGCGAGGTGAACGGGCGCGAGGTGGGCAGCGACCCGCGGGCGCTGCAGGACAGCCTGCGCCACGCCAGCGGCAGCGTCGTGCTCAAGATCCTGCCCAGCTACCAGGAGCCGCACCCCCCGCCAGGTACCGCATCCCGCATCCCAACCCGCATCCCGATTGTATCCACCCCACATGCACCCTGCATCCCACCCGCATCCCACCTGTATCCCCCCCGCATCCCGCCCCGCATGTCACCCACATCCCACCCCACATCCCACCCACATCCCACCCGCATCCGTCCCATATCCCGCCCCGCATCCCGCCCCCCATCCCACCCGCATCCCGCACCCACCACCCCGCCcacagctccccctgccctctgTTCCCATCCTCGTCTTGTCCCCCTGTCCGTGCCATGTgcccctgggctggtgggacccccgtgtccccccccgtgtcccccccgtgtcctCTCTGCGggctctggctgtccctgccctgtcgCTGTCCCCGCACAGGACCCGGGTGCCGGCTGGCAAagggtgccctgtgctgcccctccCCGCCCCGTGCCAGCCACCGCCGTCTCCGAGGGACAAAGCAGcgctgtccccacgctgtccccgcGCGggctgtcccgctgtccccacgctgtccccgcgctgtccccgcgctgtcccgcTGCCCCACGGCCGTGTGTCCCCCGCACGTCCCCATGTGCGCCATCGCGGGCGCGGCGCTGGCGGCGCTGGGGACGCTGCTGTGCCTGTCGCTGgcgctggggctgtgcctgggggtgGCCGTGGCGCTCGCGtggggcgcggcggcggcggccggagcGCTGTGCGTGTGCGCGGGGGCCGTGCGGGCCTGGCTGCGGCGGGCACGGGGGGCGCGGCCCGCGGGGGGCGCTCCTAGCGGGGCACACGCGCGTGGCTGAGCGTGACACGGGTCCCGCgtgtcccccccacccccgcgCTGAccgccctgtccccaggtgtttGTCAAGTGTCACTTCGACTACGACCCGGCCACCGACAGCCTCATCCCCTGCAAGGAGGCCGGGCTCAAGTTCATGGCCGGGGACCTGCTGCAGATCGTCAACCAGGATGACCCCAACTGGTGGCAGGTCAGGGGGGCCCTGGAGGGGTGGCCTGGGGGGTGGGGGCGCTTTGACCCCATCCTGGGCCACGGAGGGCAAGGGGGTTCAGGGGGAGATCCAGGGGTCCCTGGGGGCTTGGGGTGTGCGTGGGAGAATTCCTGTAAAGTGGGGGGGTCCCTGGAGCTCGGGGGGTGTCCTTGGAACAGGGGGGGCTACTGGGGAACTGGGGgatccctggagcaggagagggttCTTGTATGGGCTGGGAGGTCCCTGGAAATGAGGGGATTTCCTGGAGCTCGGGATGCGTGTCCCTCTCGGGATTTGGGGCTGAGGAGAGTCCCTGGAAATGGGGACGGTTCTTGTGGAACTCGGGGGATCCCtagagctgggggtgttcccTGAGGTCAGAGGGGTCTCTGGAGCCCAGGGAGGTCcccgtggggctggggggtccccaTGCGTGGCTCCGTGTCCCCAGGCGTGCCACGTGGAgggcggcagcgcggggctggtgcccagccagctgctggaggagaagcGCAAGGCGTTCGTCAAGCGGGACGGGGAGGTGGCGCCCTCGGCAGGtacggggacagcggggacacgggATGGAAGGGCCACCTCCCGAGGGGGAGCACGGCGGGTCCCCTGCGCCCTGTGACAATGTCCCGGTGGCCCCAGAGCCATGTCCCCTCGCAGGGAGTCCCCGTTCTCAGGGCGATGTCCCCATGGCACCGCCCCTCAGAAGGTCCCAGCTGCCGTGCCCCGTGTCTCCGTGCcagggtgctgtccctgtctgtccctgtccccgtccctgtccccagctcaggcagccccTTGCCTCACAGGGGCCCTGTGTGGCAGCCTCAGcgggaagaggaagaagaggatgaTGTACCTGACGACGAAGAACGCCGGTGCGTGTCCCAGGGCGCTCCCCGGGGGAAGCGGTGGCGGCACCCGCTGGGACAGGGTGccctggggtccccagggacgggtgccagccctgtccctcgCCCAGAGTTCGACCGGCACGAGCTGCTGATCTACGAGGAGGTGGCGCGGATGCCGCCGTTCCGCCGGAAAACGCTGGTGCTGATCGGGGCTCAGGGCGTGGGGCGCCGCAGCCTCAAGAACAAACTGATCATGTCCGACCAGGCGCGCTACGGCACCACCATCCCCTGTGAGTGGCCCTGTCCCCTGCGATCATCATCGTCCCTGTCCCCTCGGCGCCACCCCTGTCCCCGGAGAGTCGCTGTCCCCTGTGCTCATCCCGGTCCCTGGAGcattgctgtccccagagcgtccctgtcctctgccaccacccctgtgccccatcatcgtccctgtcccctgtgctcatccctgtccccggagcatccctgtccccagagcgtCCCTGTCCTCTGCCACCACTCCTGTGCCCCATCATCGTCCCCGTCCTTGTTCCCGGAGCATCGCTGTCCCCTGTCACCACCCCTGTGCTCcatccttgtccctgtcccctgtgctccaTCCTTGTCCCTGGAGcattgctgtccccagagcttccctgtcccctgtcaccaCCCTTGCGCTCCATAATTGTCCTCGTCCTCTGtgctcatccctgtccccagagcatccctgccaccacccctgTGCCCCATCATTGTCCTTGTCCTCTGTgctcatccctgctgtccctgccagcgTCCTTGTCGCTGCCAGCAttcctgtcccctgtgctcatccctgtccctgccagcatcGCTGTCCCCGCCCCActgccatccctgtccctgtgcccgtCCCGGTGCCGGTTCCCGGGCGGGACCCCGGGCCGGGCGGTGTCACCGCTGTCCCCCCCCGGCAGACACGTCCCGGAAGCCGAAGGAGAGCGAGCGGGACGGGCAGGGCTATCGCTTCGTGTCGCGGGGCGAGATGGAGGCGGACATCAAGGCGGGCCGGTACCTGGAGCATGGCGAGTACGAGGGGAACCTCTACGGCACCAGGATCGACTCCATCCGCGCCGTGGTGGACGCGGGCAAGATGTGCATCCTGGATGTGAACCCGCAGGTGGGGGACACGGCCAGGGGACGGCGACAGCCACAGCCGGGCCCTCGGGGCGCGGGGCTGAGCGCTGTCCCCACGGGCAGGCCGTGAAGGTGCTGAGGACGGCGGAGTTCGTGCCCTACGTGGTGTTCATCGAGGCGCCCGCGCCCGAGAGGCTGCGAGCCATGAACAGGGCGGCCCTGGAGAGCGGCGTGGCCACCAAACAGCTCACGgtgaggggaaactgaggcagctCCGGGGGGCGGGAGGAGGGCACCAAACAGCTCACGgtgatggggaaactgaggcagctctagggagcaggaggagggcacCAAACAGTTCGCGgtgaggggaaactgaggcagctCTAGGGGGCGGGAGGAGGGCACCAAACAGCTCACGgtgatggggaaactgaggcagctCTGCGGGGTGGGAGGAGGGCACCAAACAGCTCAcggtgaggggctggggaaactgaggcaggaggaggacaCACAGGTAGCAATGGGTGTCCCCCACTGTCCATGGGAgtgatggggaaactgaggcacgtTTGGAGGGTGGGAGGAGGGCACAGTGGGTGTCCCCCACCATCCCTCCTGGGGgtgatggggaaactgaggcaggtTTGGGGGGCAGAAGAACGACACAGTGGGTGTCCCCCACTGTCCCTGGCGgtgatggggaaactgaggcaggtTTTGGGGGGGCAGGAGGCGGACGCCCAGCGCACGGGGAGGAGAGCAGCCGCATCCAGCGCGCCTACGGGCACTACTTCGACCTGAGCCTGACCAACGATGACCTGGAGCGCACGTTCGGGCGCCTGCGGGAGGCCATGGAGCACCTGCGCGTGCAGCCCCAGTGGGTCCCGGTCACCTGGGTCTATTAGGGACCCCCGAAccccccctcagccccacccGGGGGGCCGCGGGGGGCTGTGGCTCACGATGAGCTCGCAGGGGGTTGGGGGGGCTCTCTGCAGACCCCCGGGCCCAGCCCgacccctgtgtcccccccaaaTCTGGGGAGGGGCAGCCGTGGGGTCCCAtggggggcacagccccccCACAGCTGAGTCACTGCCAGGACCTGGGGCAGCCCCCGGGTTGGGGATGGGGGctgcggggtttgggggggtttggggggtcccctccgtgtcccccaGGCCACAACCCCCCCCCCGCCTTGGGGACCCCC
Coding sequences within it:
- the MPP2 gene encoding LOW QUALITY PROTEIN: MAGUK p55 subfamily member 2 (The sequence of the model RefSeq protein was modified relative to this genomic sequence to represent the inferred CDS: inserted 1 base in 1 codon), yielding MSGPGPGSPPPARAPPAPPAMQQVLDNLMGLPGTPGVADLDLIFLRGIMESPIVRSLAKAHERLEERKLEAVRGDNLALVQEILRDIGRLARPEAQGAAAELARILREPHFQSLLETHDSVAAKSYDPPPSSPGPEASLGSQPVPPDAVRMVGIRKAAGENLGVTFRVERGELVIARILHGGMVAQQGLLHVGDVIREVNGREVGSDPRALQDSLRHASGSVVLKILPSYQEPHPPPQVFVKCHFDYDPATDSLIPCKEAGLKFMAGDLLQIVNQDDPNWWQACHVEGGSAGLVPSQLLEEKRKAFVKRDGEVAPSAGALCGSLSGKRKKRMMYLTTKNAEFDRHELLIYEEVARMPPFRRKTLVLIGAQGVGRRSLKNKLIMSDQARYGTTIPYTSRKPKESERDGQGYRFVSRGEMEADIKAGRYLEHGEYEGNLYGTRIDSIRAVVDAGKMCILDVNPQAVKVLRTAEFVPYVVFIEAPAPERLRAMNRAALESGVATKQLTEADAQRTXEESSRIQRAYGHYFDLSLTNDDLERTFGRLREAMEHLRVQPQWVPVTWVY